The Saccharopolyspora gloriosae genome has a segment encoding these proteins:
- a CDS encoding cell wall metabolism sensor histidine kinase WalK: protein MLNRMRRFTRTLRGRLLLVLIGATVAGLLAMGFASHLLLRDSLMDKLDGRLHEMSRPWLDDRHPRPPDDDPARGPGLPTDFRALFFTPEGRLWRVLGQTETDQGQPMIRRPGPEGQVITVPDRSGGADWRVLTETRSDGESVSLALSTGDVNLTLQWLMIIELVVGAIVVAVLAVVSMITVRLGLRPLTRIEHTAHAIATGELDRRIADQDPSTETGRLGAALNTMLGRLVAALQQSEQSEHRLRRFVADASHELRTPLTSIRGFAELYRRSESPGEQDVRLMMSRIESEAVRMGDLVEDLLLLARLDRERTIDLVDLDLVPLARDVAGDARVRDTGREIELVVPERAVRVLGDGPRLRQVLTNLMTNALVHTTPGAPVRVEVEHGAARDDVFAAGAAIAPGAPMGVVSISDGGPGISPEHARRIFDRFYRVDDGRERSEGGTGLGLAITAAIAEAHYGRVELTTNPAGGSTFRLLIPLS, encoded by the coding sequence ATGCTGAACCGGATGCGGCGGTTCACCCGCACGTTGCGCGGCAGGCTGCTGCTGGTGCTGATCGGAGCCACGGTGGCGGGGCTGCTCGCGATGGGCTTCGCGAGCCACCTGCTGCTGCGGGATTCCTTGATGGACAAGCTCGACGGCCGGCTGCACGAGATGTCCCGGCCGTGGCTGGACGATCGGCATCCCCGGCCACCGGACGACGATCCGGCGCGCGGCCCCGGCCTGCCCACGGATTTCCGGGCGTTGTTCTTCACGCCGGAGGGCCGGTTGTGGCGGGTGCTCGGGCAGACGGAGACCGACCAGGGCCAGCCGATGATCCGCAGACCAGGTCCGGAAGGGCAGGTCATCACGGTTCCCGACCGCTCCGGCGGCGCGGATTGGCGGGTGCTCACCGAGACCCGGTCGGACGGCGAGAGCGTGTCGCTGGCGCTGTCGACCGGCGACGTGAATCTGACCCTGCAATGGCTGATGATCATTGAACTGGTGGTCGGCGCGATCGTCGTGGCGGTGCTCGCGGTGGTCTCGATGATCACGGTGCGGCTGGGGCTGCGGCCGCTGACCCGCATCGAGCACACCGCGCACGCCATCGCCACCGGCGAGCTCGACCGGCGCATCGCCGACCAGGACCCGAGTACCGAGACGGGCAGGCTCGGCGCGGCGCTGAACACGATGCTGGGCCGCCTGGTCGCCGCGTTGCAGCAGAGCGAGCAGTCCGAGCATCGGCTGCGCAGGTTCGTCGCGGACGCCTCGCACGAGCTGCGCACCCCGCTGACCTCGATCCGCGGTTTCGCCGAGCTGTACCGGCGCAGCGAGTCGCCCGGCGAGCAGGACGTGCGGCTGATGATGTCGCGCATCGAGAGCGAAGCGGTCCGGATGGGCGACCTGGTGGAGGACCTGCTGCTGCTGGCCCGGCTGGACCGCGAGCGCACGATCGACCTGGTGGACCTGGACCTGGTGCCGCTGGCGCGGGACGTCGCCGGGGACGCGCGGGTGCGCGACACCGGCCGCGAGATCGAGCTGGTGGTGCCGGAGCGGGCGGTGCGGGTGCTCGGTGACGGGCCGCGGCTGCGGCAGGTGCTCACGAACCTGATGACGAACGCGCTGGTGCACACGACGCCGGGAGCTCCGGTGCGGGTCGAGGTGGAGCACGGGGCCGCGCGCGACGACGTGTTCGCGGCGGGCGCCGCGATCGCGCCGGGTGCACCGATGGGCGTGGTCTCCATCAGCGACGGTGGTCCGGGCATCTCGCCGGAGCACGCGCGGCGGATCTTCGACCGGTTCTACCGGGTAGACGACGGCCGCGAGCGCTCCGAGGGCGGCACCGGCCTCGGCCTGGCGATCACCGCCGCCATCGCCGAAGCCCACTACGGCCGCGTGGAGCTCACGACGAACCCGGCGGGAGGCTCCACCTTCCGCCTCCTCATCCCGCTGAGCTGA
- a CDS encoding glycosyltransferase family 39 protein, which yields MTTVALGASTSDAVDAPSRSRWQPLALAAICLLSAVLYVWGIGDSWGNTYYSAAVKAMSQSFENFLFGSFDPAGVVTVDKPPMALWVQVISVQVFGYSKFAVLFPQVVMGTAGVFLLHRTVRRWAGEHAALLAALVMALTPITVAINRDNNPDTLLVLLVVAAAYALTRSISAERASRATWWLAGSAALVGCGFLTKMMQAWMLLPVFIAVYLVGSNASWGRKAVDLVVAAVTVLVTSFWWVAATMLWPSPKPYIGGSEDGSAWDLIFGYNGFGRILGGEGNGGGGGGPGGGGGFSGESGILRFTNEQLAGQISWLLPLCLLVLVAVACGAVLRRRAGEPGDRFRAAGWVLWGGWLLFIGFMFSFAQGTMHPYYTTMLAPAVGAVVGAGLLRFWAAYRRPGGAAWVLLPIGVVITVAWAAVLVFREPDWNGWAGYLAIGLGVVAVLALVLGRWKAGLGKVALTLSLAAVLAVPGVWSAATAFAGDSGGGMGGANPTAGPSTGMGGPGGGGPGGPGGMPGQDGDGQPGRQGRSGQDEPGQQGQDGRGRSQGGMPGGMGGDSLSDEQKSLLAYVTDNAGDRAIPLAVEGGAMGSGTYIINSDLRVIGMGGFTGSDDAPSVRLLTEWKQLGRLGFVQLGGHGGPGGGPGGGQGQNPGQSQNGLPQNDQAQNGQAQGQAQGDGAQSGRAQGGMPGGRGGASTERQEWVQQNCTLVDPAAYGGTATEQTGEEESAEGLYDCRS from the coding sequence ATGACCACGGTCGCCCTCGGCGCGTCCACATCGGACGCCGTCGACGCACCCAGCCGGAGCAGGTGGCAACCGCTCGCGCTCGCGGCGATCTGCTTGCTCTCAGCCGTCCTCTACGTGTGGGGAATCGGGGACTCCTGGGGCAACACGTACTACTCGGCGGCGGTCAAAGCGATGTCGCAGAGCTTCGAGAACTTCCTGTTCGGTTCGTTCGACCCGGCGGGCGTCGTCACGGTGGACAAGCCGCCGATGGCGCTGTGGGTCCAGGTGATCTCGGTGCAGGTGTTCGGCTACAGCAAGTTCGCCGTGCTGTTCCCGCAGGTCGTGATGGGCACTGCGGGAGTCTTCCTGCTGCACCGCACGGTCCGCCGGTGGGCGGGGGAGCACGCGGCGCTGCTGGCGGCGCTGGTGATGGCGCTGACGCCGATCACGGTGGCGATCAACCGGGACAACAACCCGGACACGCTGCTGGTGCTGCTGGTGGTGGCCGCCGCGTACGCGCTGACCCGCTCGATCTCCGCGGAGCGCGCTTCGCGGGCCACGTGGTGGCTGGCGGGGTCGGCGGCGCTGGTCGGCTGCGGCTTCCTCACGAAGATGATGCAGGCGTGGATGCTGCTGCCGGTGTTCATCGCGGTGTACCTGGTGGGAAGCAACGCCTCCTGGGGGCGCAAGGCGGTCGATCTGGTCGTGGCCGCGGTGACGGTGCTGGTCACGTCGTTCTGGTGGGTCGCGGCGACGATGCTGTGGCCGTCGCCGAAGCCCTACATCGGGGGCAGTGAGGACGGCTCGGCCTGGGACCTGATCTTCGGCTACAACGGGTTCGGGCGGATTCTCGGCGGCGAGGGCAACGGCGGCGGTGGCGGAGGTCCGGGCGGCGGGGGCGGGTTCTCCGGTGAGTCCGGCATCCTGCGCTTCACCAACGAGCAGCTCGCGGGCCAGATCAGCTGGTTGCTGCCGCTGTGCCTGCTGGTCCTGGTCGCGGTCGCCTGCGGCGCGGTGCTGCGGCGGCGTGCGGGTGAGCCGGGCGATCGGTTCCGTGCGGCGGGCTGGGTGCTGTGGGGCGGCTGGCTGCTGTTCATCGGCTTCATGTTCAGCTTCGCCCAGGGCACGATGCACCCGTACTACACGACGATGCTGGCTCCCGCGGTCGGCGCGGTCGTCGGCGCCGGGCTGCTCCGGTTCTGGGCGGCTTACCGGCGGCCGGGGGGTGCCGCGTGGGTGCTGCTGCCGATCGGTGTGGTGATCACCGTGGCGTGGGCGGCCGTGCTGGTGTTCCGCGAGCCGGACTGGAACGGCTGGGCCGGCTACCTCGCGATCGGCTTGGGCGTCGTGGCGGTGCTCGCGCTGGTGCTGGGCCGGTGGAAGGCGGGGCTGGGCAAGGTCGCGTTGACCTTGTCGTTGGCGGCGGTGCTGGCGGTGCCCGGCGTGTGGTCGGCGGCCACGGCGTTCGCCGGGGACAGCGGCGGCGGCATGGGCGGCGCGAACCCGACGGCGGGTCCGTCGACCGGCATGGGCGGTCCCGGTGGCGGTGGCCCTGGCGGTCCGGGCGGAATGCCCGGTCAGGACGGTGACGGCCAGCCCGGTCGGCAGGGGCGGTCCGGTCAGGACGAGCCAGGTCAGCAGGGCCAGGACGGCCGTGGCCGGTCGCAGGGCGGCATGCCCGGCGGCATGGGCGGGGACTCGCTCAGCGACGAGCAGAAGTCGCTGCTCGCCTACGTCACGGACAACGCCGGTGACCGGGCGATCCCGCTGGCGGTCGAGGGCGGCGCGATGGGCTCGGGCACCTACATCATCAACAGCGACCTCCGCGTGATCGGCATGGGCGGATTCACGGGCAGCGACGACGCCCCGTCGGTGCGGCTGCTGACCGAGTGGAAGCAGCTGGGACGGCTCGGGTTCGTGCAACTCGGCGGCCACGGAGGTCCCGGTGGTGGCCCTGGCGGCGGCCAGGGGCAGAACCCGGGGCAAAGTCAGAACGGCCTGCCCCAGAACGATCAGGCTCAGAACGGCCAGGCGCAGGGGCAGGCCCAAGGCGATGGTGCTCAGAGCGGCCGAGCACAGGGCGGCATGCCCGGCGGCCGAGGCGGTGCTTCGACCGAACGGCAGGAGTGGGTGCAGCAGAACTGCACCCTCGTCGACCCCGCCGCCTACGGCGGCACCGCCACCGAGCAGACCGGCGAGGAAGAGTCCGCGGAAGGCCTCTACGACTGCCGGTCCTGA
- a CDS encoding response regulator transcription factor, with protein sequence MVDANAPSARVLVVDDEPNILELLTAALRLSGFEVRGAASGAEALRAAGDFRPHIVVLDVMLPDQDGFTVARRLREGGDAVPVLFLTARDAVEDRIAGLTAGGDDYVTKPFSLDEVVLRLRAILRRAQPAQIAEPDSRLRYQDLELDEDTYEVRRDGRLVNLSPTEFKLLRYLLINAEKVVSKGQILDRVWNYEFGGDSRIVESYISYLRRKVDFTSPALIHTIRGVGYVLRIPPEERARC encoded by the coding sequence GTGGTTGATGCGAATGCCCCGTCGGCGCGGGTACTGGTCGTCGATGACGAACCCAACATCCTCGAACTGCTCACCGCCGCGCTGCGGCTGAGCGGATTCGAGGTGCGGGGTGCCGCCAGCGGAGCCGAGGCGTTGCGCGCCGCTGGAGACTTCCGGCCGCACATCGTGGTGCTGGACGTGATGCTGCCGGACCAGGACGGGTTCACCGTGGCCCGGCGGCTGCGCGAGGGCGGTGACGCCGTGCCGGTGCTGTTCCTCACCGCGCGGGACGCCGTGGAGGACCGCATCGCCGGGCTCACCGCGGGCGGCGACGACTACGTGACGAAACCGTTCAGCCTGGACGAGGTGGTGCTGCGGCTGCGCGCGATCCTGCGCCGAGCTCAGCCCGCGCAGATCGCCGAGCCGGATTCGCGGTTGCGCTACCAGGACCTGGAGCTGGACGAGGACACCTACGAGGTGCGCAGGGACGGTCGGCTGGTGAACCTGTCGCCGACGGAGTTCAAGCTGCTGCGCTACCTGCTGATCAACGCCGAGAAGGTGGTCAGCAAGGGCCAGATCCTGGACCGGGTGTGGAACTACGAGTTCGGCGGGGACAGCCGCATCGTCGAGTCCTACATCAGCTACCTGCGCCGCAAGGTCGACTTCACCTCGCCCGCGTTGATCCACACGATCCGCGGTGTCGGCTACGTGCTGCGCATTCCGCCGGAGGAGCGGGCGCGATGCTGA